Proteins encoded by one window of Leopardus geoffroyi isolate Oge1 chromosome X, O.geoffroyi_Oge1_pat1.0, whole genome shotgun sequence:
- the LOC123593992 gene encoding ferritin heavy chain-like has protein sequence MATAPSSQVRQNYHPECEAAINDQINLELYASYMYLSMAFYFDRADVALENFSKFFLRQSHKETQHAEKLMQLQNQRGGRIRLRYIMKPDRDNWENGLNAMECAFHLEKSVNQSLLDLHHLATVKNDAHLCSFLETNYLHEQVKVIKELGGYITSLRKMGALEDGLAEYLFDKLTLGNSDKH, from the coding sequence ATGGCCACCGCGCCGTCCTCTCAAGTGCGCCAGAACTACCACCCCGAATGCGAGGCCGCCATCAACGACCAGATCAACCTGGAGCTCTACGCCTCCTACATGTACCTGTCCATGGCTTTCTATTTCGACCGCGCTGACGTGGCCCTGGAGAATTTCTCCAAGTTCTTCCTGCGCCAGTCCCACAAGGAGACCCAGCATGCCGAGAAGCTGATGCAGCTGCAGAACCAGCGTGGGGGCCGCATCCGCCTCCGCTACATCATGAAGCCTGACCGCGACAACTGGGAGAACGGCCTCAACGCCATGGAGTGCGCCTTTCACCTGGAGAAGAGCGTGAACCAGAGCCTGCTCGACCTGCACCATCTGGCCACCGTCAAGAACGACGCCCACCTGTGCAGCTTCCTGGAGACCAACTACCTGCATGAGCAAGTCAAGGTCATCAAAGAGCTGGGGGGCTACATCACCAGCCTGCGCAAGATGGGGGCCCTGGAAGATGGCTTGGCAGAGTACCTCTTTGACAAGCTCACCCTGGGCAACAGCGACAAGCACTGA